The sequence below is a genomic window from Candidatus Bathyarchaeota archaeon.
GTTGTGCTCTCCGGCATGAATGAGACCCGCCAAATTCTGGAAAACGTTGCTGTAGCCGAAAATGCGTTGCCCCACTCCTTAACGCCCCAAGACCTGGCAGCAGTAAAAGGCGCCGCTGAAGCCTACCGAGAGATGCTTAAAGTGCCCTGCACGGGATGCCAGTACTGTATGCCCTGCATAAACGGCGTAGATATCCCCCGTAACTTCCAAGCCCTCAACGAATACTACCTCAGCGGCGACGAACAGCAAGCCCGCGCCATGTACGCAACGTTTCTGATGGGGGCGCTTACGGGTGTACGGGTTGACGCGAGCCTCTGCAAGCAGTGCCAGCAATGCGTCGAGCGCTGCCCACAGCACATTAACATCCCTGAGAAACTTAAAGAAGTCGCCAACGAACTTGGGTGACCCAAAGCCCAAGATGCCCTGGCGGCATTGAAGCAAAACAAAAACAAGCCCCAGGTTTGAACTCGGAAAAAGGTTAAACTCTAGTAGCTCCACAGAATTAGTGGATAATTTAGCTTTTTGGAAGGTATGGTTTTTGGGTTTAGAGCAGGAAAACCAACAAAGCGCTGAGCAAACGCCAAGCGAGAAAGCCAGTGCCGCCGCGCCAAGCCGCTCGATTTGGTCAGGCAGCATAACGATTGGCTTAGTTAATGTGCCCGTTAAGCTTTACTCGATGATTTATGATAAGGGGATATCGTTTCATTTCCTCCATAAAACCGATGGTCACCCGCTTAAGTACGTGAAGATGTGCACCAAAGACGACCAGATCGTGCCATGGAACGAGGTTGCCCGCGGCTACGAAGTCGCCAAAAACGAGTTCATCATCTTTGATAAGGCGGAACTCGACGCCGCCAAACCCGAATCCGACAAACGCATCCGCATAAGCAAATTCGTCGACTACTTCTCAGTTGACCCCGTCTACTTCGACCGCACCTACGCGCTGTTACCCGACAAAAGCAAAGACGCCTACAGCCTACTTCTAAACGCGCTGCAACGCACCAACAAAGCCGGCGCCGCACGCATCACCCTTCGCACCAAAGAGTACCCGGCGCTACTGCACCCCTACAAGGGCGCCCTGGTGCTAACGACCCTGCGCTATTCCTACGATGTGGTGGATCCACAGGACTTCGAGGCGCTTCACAAGCTCTCTGAGCCACAAAAAGCCGAGTTGGATTTGGCAGTGAAAATCGTCACTGACCTCTCAGGAGAATTCGACATCGCCGAATTCAAAGACACCTACCAGGAACGCGTTGAGGCGTTGGTTGCCCAGAAAATGAAGGGTGAAAAAATCACCGTCCAGAAGCCCCCTGAGGAAGCCGCCCGTGGACTCATGGTTGCGCTCCGCGAGACCCTCAAGCAGCTGGAAACACAGAAATGAGCCGCAGCCACTACTACCAGCCGATGCTCGCTAAAATCGCTGAGCAAGCCTTCACTGATAAGAACTGGATTTTCGAGATTAAATGGGATGGATTCCGCGCCGTCGCCTACATCGAGGAGCCCTTTAGCCTGCGTAGCCGCCGCGGCAAGGAACTGAAAAGTAACTTTCCTGAGCTCTCTGAGTTGACGGGTCTGGGCAGCGGCTTGGTGGTGGATGGCGAAATCGTTGTTATGCGGGATGGCAAACCTGACTTTCAGACGCTGCTGGAGCGGGGCCAGGCGGTTTCCGAGGGCGAAATCAGGCGGCAAATGCAGCGCTCCCCGGCCCTATACGTCGTCTTTGACCTGCTTGAAAAAGACGGCGAATCGCTAACTGGGTTGCCGCTGCTGGAACGCAAAAGACTGCTCCGTGAAAGCCTCCGGGAGGGCCCCCATGTGCTGCTCTCAGACTACATCGAGGAGAAAGGCGAAGCCTACTATCGGCTGGTACTGGAGCGGGGACTCGAGGGCATAATGGCTAAATGCAAAGACAGCGCCTACGAGGAAGGCCTGCGCACGGGCAGCTGGCTTAAAATCAAGATGCTAAAAACCTGCGACTGCGTCATCTTCGGGTACACCCAAGGCGGCAACGTCAGGGCGGAAACCTTCGGGGCGCTGCTTTTAGGCCTCTACGATGCGGGGGGGCAGCCTGTTTATGTGGGTAAAGTCGGCACGGGCTTTTCGGAGCAGACCCTGCGGCTTCTGGTGGGGAAATTCGAGAAAATCAAAACCACACAGGCACCCTTCAAATCCGAAAGCGGCGATGTCGTCACGTGGCTGGAGCCTAGGCTTGTCTGCGAAATCGTTTATCAGGTAGTGACACGGGATGGTAGACTGAGGATGCCTCGTTTTAAACGGTTAAGGGAAGATAAACCCCCCCAACAATGCACGATCGATCAGTTATTGGAGGAAAAGACGTTGGATGTGAAACAGGAAAAACTCTCTGAGTACCAGTCGAAACGCAACTTCGGGCAAACCCCGGAGCCCAGCGGAGGCAACAAAAAAGGCGACGCCCTAATCTTTGTGGTTCAGGAGCACAATGCAAGACGCCTGCATTATGACCTACGGCTGGAACGTGACGGCGTGCTCAAAAGCTGGGCGGTCCCCAAAGGCATCCCCGAAGCCGCCAAGGTACGCCACTTAGCCGTAGAAACCGAAGACCACCCCTACGACTACGCCAGCTTTGAAGGCACCATCCCCAAGGGCCAATACGGCGCGGGAACCGTGAAAATCTGGGACAGCGGCCACTACACCGTTAAGCTTTGGGAACCCGACAAAATCGAAGTCACCCTCGATGGCACCCGGCTGCATGGACGCTATGTGCTGGTGCGGCTTAAGAAATCCGAGGACCAGAAGGATTGGCTGCTGCTGAAGGGTAAAGATGACTCCGCCTAAGCTGCATCTGGGCACAATCGGCTGGAGCTACACCTTCTGGAAGGGCAACTTCTACCCCGCCAAAACCGCCTCCAAAGACTTCCTGGGCTACTACGCAGGCCAATTCGGCACCGTCGAGGTGGACAGCACCTTCTACCGCATCCCCACCGAGCAAACCATCCGCAGTTGGGGCAGCCAGACGCCCAAGGGGTTTTTGTTCTCCTTCAAGTTCCCCCAACTGATAACCCACATCAGACAGCTCCGGGACTGCCAAGTCCAAACCGCCTCTTTCCTCTCCCGCCTCGAGCCGCTGGGCGATAGGGTAGGGGCTCTTCTGCTGCAGTTTCCGCCCAGCTTCACCGCAAAGCATCAGGCCGACCTAGCCGAGTACCTGCATAGCCTACCCGATGGATACCGCTATGTGGTGGAGGTGCGCCACAGGTCCTGGTTGACCCCTGACTTCTTTTCCCTTCTACGCATGCATCATGTGGCTTATGCCTGGACTGACAGCCAATATGTGCCGGAAACAGCTGAGGTAACCTCGGATTTCCTCTATGTCCGCTGGGAAGGCAACCGCGCCGCCGTTGTGGGGACATTAGGCAGAATCGAGGTTGATCAAACCGCGGACTTGCATCTGTGGGCAGATAAGCTGAGGCCCTACCTGGAGCGGGGCATGGAGGTTTTTGGGTACTTCGGCAAGTACTACTCAGGCTATCCACCAAACGATATTCTGGCATTTCAAAAATCATTTCAACAGTGAATGGTTGCTGCACAGCTGTTTTGGTTAAGAGTTTCTGAATGCATGGATTGGCAAATTCGCAGTTATCCGATACACTTGGGCGCTGAGGCGGGAAGAGGCGATAGCCGAAATCAAGCCCATGTTTTTGAGCGGATTAAACTGTATCTTTTAGAAAAATACTAAATAGCTTCTTTTCCCACCTTTTGCAGCGGAGGCCGTCAATTTGGATTTGGATAAACTATGGCAGCTGGCAACACCCTACCTGAGCAAAAACGACTTCGGCGTAGCCCATACCCGACGCGTTTTTGAGATAGCAAAACAGAACTTCCCCGTTAAAGCGCAACTTGAGGAACTCACGTTTGCAT
It includes:
- a CDS encoding Ku protein — translated: MGLEQENQQSAEQTPSEKASAAAPSRSIWSGSITIGLVNVPVKLYSMIYDKGISFHFLHKTDGHPLKYVKMCTKDDQIVPWNEVARGYEVAKNEFIIFDKAELDAAKPESDKRIRISKFVDYFSVDPVYFDRTYALLPDKSKDAYSLLLNALQRTNKAGAARITLRTKEYPALLHPYKGALVLTTLRYSYDVVDPQDFEALHKLSEPQKAELDLAVKIVTDLSGEFDIAEFKDTYQERVEALVAQKMKGEKITVQKPPEEAARGLMVALRETLKQLETQK
- the ligD gene encoding non-homologous end-joining DNA ligase, with the protein product MSRSHYYQPMLAKIAEQAFTDKNWIFEIKWDGFRAVAYIEEPFSLRSRRGKELKSNFPELSELTGLGSGLVVDGEIVVMRDGKPDFQTLLERGQAVSEGEIRRQMQRSPALYVVFDLLEKDGESLTGLPLLERKRLLRESLREGPHVLLSDYIEEKGEAYYRLVLERGLEGIMAKCKDSAYEEGLRTGSWLKIKMLKTCDCVIFGYTQGGNVRAETFGALLLGLYDAGGQPVYVGKVGTGFSEQTLRLLVGKFEKIKTTQAPFKSESGDVVTWLEPRLVCEIVYQVVTRDGRLRMPRFKRLREDKPPQQCTIDQLLEEKTLDVKQEKLSEYQSKRNFGQTPEPSGGNKKGDALIFVVQEHNARRLHYDLRLERDGVLKSWAVPKGIPEAAKVRHLAVETEDHPYDYASFEGTIPKGQYGAGTVKIWDSGHYTVKLWEPDKIEVTLDGTRLHGRYVLVRLKKSEDQKDWLLLKGKDDSA
- a CDS encoding DUF72 domain-containing protein translates to MTPPKLHLGTIGWSYTFWKGNFYPAKTASKDFLGYYAGQFGTVEVDSTFYRIPTEQTIRSWGSQTPKGFLFSFKFPQLITHIRQLRDCQVQTASFLSRLEPLGDRVGALLLQFPPSFTAKHQADLAEYLHSLPDGYRYVVEVRHRSWLTPDFFSLLRMHHVAYAWTDSQYVPETAEVTSDFLYVRWEGNRAAVVGTLGRIEVDQTADLHLWADKLRPYLERGMEVFGYFGKYYSGYPPNDILAFQKSFQQ